The following coding sequences lie in one Allochromatium vinosum DSM 180 genomic window:
- a CDS encoding helix-turn-helix domain-containing protein, with amino-acid sequence MNIDQIADAIEQDAGEALPGLRESLAEMRDGLVARTTTPEQMLVRSARQALGLSQPQFADLIQTPVATLRDWEQGRFTPPGAVLCLLKIVAKHPEVLTELAA; translated from the coding sequence ATGAACATCGACCAGATCGCCGACGCCATCGAACAGGACGCGGGTGAAGCCTTGCCGGGTCTGCGCGAGAGCCTCGCCGAGATGCGCGACGGCCTCGTCGCGCGCACCACGACCCCGGAGCAGATGCTCGTCAGATCCGCGCGTCAGGCGCTGGGGCTTTCGCAGCCTCAGTTCGCCGACCTGATTCAGACGCCCGTGGCAACTTTGCGTGACTGGGAGCAGGGTCGATTCACGCCGCCGGGCGCGGTGCTGTGTCTTCTGAAGATCGTCGCCAAGCATCCCGAGGTATTGACTGAACTGGCGGCCTGA
- the murJ gene encoding murein biosynthesis integral membrane protein MurJ — translation MASLVASFAKVGGGTLLSRILGFVRDLTIARVFGADAATDAFFVAFKIPNFARRLFAEGAFSMALVPVLNDYRERQGLPALKSFVDDLTGTLAAALLLITGLGILAAPLLILVFAPGFGADADQLALATMLLRLTLPYLFFITLTALAGALLNTYERFGVPAFTPALLNIVLIGCALWLAPLLETPILALAWGVLVAGLVQLAFQLPFLARLGLLPRPRFKPRDPGVIAVFRRLGPAVLGVSVGQISLLLDTLLASVLVTGSISWLYYSDRLMELPLGLLGVALGTVILPRLSQRQAAQDSERFSDTLDWALRLALLLGLPAAVGLLVLAEPVMATLFLSSEFGADDVTQAAYSLMAYALGIPAFLAIKVLVPGYYARQDVRTPVRLALIALGVGLVLHLLLMVPLGHAGLALATAFTAALNAVLLLRGLRRSGIYRPPPGWTRLLAQTLPASLAMGLVLHWGLGERADWMLADAWTRILELTGWILAGGLVYVTLLLVAGLRPRDLRECR, via the coding sequence ATGGCCTCGCTGGTTGCCTCGTTCGCCAAGGTGGGCGGCGGAACGCTGTTGTCGCGTATTCTGGGATTCGTGCGGGATCTGACCATCGCGCGCGTGTTCGGCGCCGATGCGGCGACCGATGCCTTCTTCGTCGCCTTCAAGATCCCCAATTTCGCGCGCCGGCTGTTCGCCGAGGGCGCCTTCTCGATGGCGCTGGTGCCGGTACTCAACGACTATCGCGAGCGACAGGGGCTGCCGGCGCTCAAGTCCTTCGTCGATGACCTGACAGGCACACTGGCTGCTGCGCTACTCCTGATCACCGGACTCGGCATTCTGGCCGCACCGCTGCTGATCCTGGTCTTCGCGCCCGGCTTCGGCGCGGACGCCGATCAACTCGCGCTGGCCACGATGCTGCTGCGGCTCACCCTGCCCTATCTGTTCTTCATCACGCTCACGGCGCTGGCCGGCGCCCTGCTCAACACCTATGAACGTTTCGGGGTGCCGGCTTTCACTCCGGCGCTGCTCAACATCGTCCTGATCGGCTGTGCGTTGTGGCTGGCACCGTTGCTGGAGACGCCGATCCTGGCGCTGGCCTGGGGCGTGCTCGTCGCCGGGCTGGTGCAACTGGCGTTTCAACTGCCCTTTCTGGCACGGCTCGGGCTGTTGCCGCGACCGCGCTTCAAACCGCGCGATCCGGGCGTGATCGCTGTTTTCAGGCGTCTGGGGCCGGCGGTGCTGGGCGTGTCCGTGGGCCAGATCAGCCTGCTGCTCGACACCCTGCTGGCCTCGGTGCTCGTGACCGGCAGCATCTCCTGGCTCTATTACTCGGATCGGCTCATGGAACTGCCGCTCGGCCTGCTGGGCGTGGCGCTGGGCACGGTGATCCTGCCGCGTCTGTCGCAACGTCAGGCCGCGCAGGATTCCGAGCGCTTCTCAGATACGCTCGACTGGGCCTTGCGGCTGGCACTGCTGCTCGGTCTGCCGGCGGCGGTCGGACTGCTGGTGCTGGCCGAGCCGGTGATGGCCACACTCTTTCTGTCGTCCGAGTTCGGCGCCGACGACGTCACCCAGGCGGCGTACTCGCTCATGGCCTATGCGCTCGGGATCCCGGCCTTTCTGGCGATCAAGGTGCTGGTACCCGGCTATTACGCCCGGCAGGACGTACGCACGCCGGTTCGGCTGGCGCTGATCGCGCTCGGTGTCGGGCTGGTGCTGCATCTGCTACTCATGGTGCCGCTGGGACATGCCGGCCTGGCGCTCGCAACAGCGTTCACGGCCGCGCTCAACGCCGTCCTGCTGCTGCGCGGACTGAGGCGATCGGGCATCTATCGCCCCCCCCCCGGCTGGACGCGACTGCTCGCTCAGACGTTGCCGGCCAGTTTGGCGATGGGGCTTGTGCTGCACTGGGGTCTTGGAGAGCGTGCCGACTGGATGCTTGCGGACGCCTGGACGCGGATCCTGGAGCTGACGGGCTGGATTCTGGCGGGCGGATTGGTTTATGTAACACTCTTGCTCGTCGCCGGACTGAGACCGCGTGATCTGCGCGAGTGTCGTTGA
- the rpsT gene encoding 30S ribosomal protein S20: MANSPQARKRARQAEDRRQRNMAQRSTLRTFIKKVIKAIRAEDKEAAVQAFKDAVPRIDRAARKGLIHANKAARHKSRLNAHIKAMA; encoded by the coding sequence TTGGCTAATTCACCTCAAGCGCGCAAGCGCGCCCGTCAGGCGGAAGACCGTCGTCAGCGTAACATGGCTCAGCGCAGCACCCTGCGCACCTTCATCAAGAAGGTGATCAAGGCGATCCGCGCCGAAGACAAGGAAGCGGCCGTGCAGGCGTTCAAAGACGCCGTGCCGCGTATCGACCGCGCCGCGCGCAAGGGCCTGATCCACGCCAACAAGGCGGCGCGTCACAAGAGCCGTCTGAACGCCCACATCAAGGCCATGGCCTGA